In Halobacteriovorax sp. HLS, one DNA window encodes the following:
- the trxB gene encoding thioredoxin-disulfide reductase has translation MEQRKLVIIGSGPAGYTAALYASRANLNPLVIEGHEPGGQLTTTTDVDNFPGFPEGIMGPELMANMKKQTLRFGTEYLQTHVTAVDLSKRPFKVTCENGTELHAETLIISTGASAKYLGIPNEKELIGKGVSACATCDGFFYRDKIVHVVGGGDTAMEEATFLTKFASKVYIVHRRDTLRASKPMQERAFANEKIEMVWDSAVTEIIHDQTGVTGIKVENLKTGETTERKTDGLFMGIGHTPNTGFLNGQIKVDDHGFIITGEHPDTNVAGVFACGDVQDSYYRQAISAAGSGCQAAIRAERFLEDQE, from the coding sequence ATGGAACAAAGAAAGCTTGTTATCATTGGATCAGGACCTGCTGGATATACGGCGGCCCTATATGCATCTAGAGCAAATTTAAATCCTTTAGTTATTGAAGGACATGAGCCAGGTGGACAATTAACAACTACTACTGATGTTGATAATTTTCCAGGTTTCCCAGAAGGAATAATGGGTCCAGAACTCATGGCAAATATGAAGAAGCAAACGCTTCGCTTTGGAACTGAGTACTTACAAACTCATGTTACTGCTGTTGACCTTTCTAAGCGTCCATTTAAAGTAACATGTGAAAATGGAACTGAGCTACATGCTGAAACATTGATTATTTCAACAGGAGCTAGTGCAAAGTACCTTGGAATTCCAAATGAAAAAGAGCTAATTGGTAAAGGTGTTAGTGCTTGTGCAACATGTGATGGTTTCTTCTATAGAGACAAGATTGTTCACGTTGTTGGCGGAGGTGATACTGCAATGGAAGAAGCAACATTTTTAACTAAATTTGCTTCTAAAGTTTATATTGTTCACAGAAGAGATACTCTAAGAGCATCTAAGCCAATGCAAGAAAGAGCTTTTGCGAATGAAAAAATTGAAATGGTTTGGGATAGTGCAGTTACTGAAATTATTCACGACCAAACAGGTGTTACTGGTATAAAAGTAGAGAACTTAAAGACAGGTGAAACTACTGAGAGAAAGACTGATGGACTCTTTATGGGAATTGGTCATACTCCAAACACTGGTTTCCTAAATGGACAAATTAAAGTAGATGATCACGGATTTATTATAACTGGAGAACATCCTGATACAAATGTAGCAGGTGTATTTGCTTGTGGTGATGTGCAAGATAGTTACTACCGTCAGGCCATAAGTGCCGCTGGTAGTGGTTGCCAGGCAGCCATCAGAGCAGAACGTTTTCTAGAAGATCAAGAATAA
- a CDS encoding glycerol-3-phosphate dehydrogenase/oxidase, protein MGDGSQLIHNISPLDELSKSHFNSLIVGGGIVGAGILRDLALHDVDTLLLEKKDFSSQTSQSSSKMLHGGIRYLENLDFALVYEALHEKNLWIKLAPHLAKAEKFYLPVYSDSLRPLWMVRAGIFLYDFLSSFQNLSRGFATKDETLDALKFIRSKGLKGAGIYSDAIVDDGKLTLEVIMDSLECPNALAISYIDVSVTKKLSDGHYECLATDELTGVQKVLTCENLIIATGPFTDHFMNKINFLEWEDVLLPSKGSHIWLDRKDFDLHSPVLLTPNDGRVIFVIPHDNRVLVGTTEVAVEEDYFDVKPTQEEIDYLLENLMDFFPDANITKDKILGSFAGIRPLVKEDSTLNKGKTAREHKVIQPDNGMFVIVGGKYTTFRTMAQDITAQVIRRQHLSYNPNKTKQPLRKKCQHNFFNRPEVTVEVLEDIISNELPRTYEDIEKRRMLTNDFKEVMQKYYQKHTL, encoded by the coding sequence GTCTCACTTTAACAGTCTCATTGTTGGCGGCGGTATTGTTGGTGCAGGTATTTTACGAGACCTCGCACTCCATGATGTAGATACTCTCCTATTAGAAAAAAAAGATTTTTCAAGTCAGACTTCTCAGAGTAGTTCAAAAATGCTTCACGGAGGAATTAGGTATTTAGAGAACTTAGACTTCGCGCTAGTTTATGAAGCTCTTCATGAGAAGAATCTATGGATAAAGCTAGCTCCACACTTAGCTAAGGCCGAAAAGTTTTATTTGCCTGTCTATAGTGACTCCTTAAGACCTTTATGGATGGTTCGCGCCGGTATTTTTCTTTATGATTTCCTATCGAGCTTTCAAAACCTGTCTAGAGGTTTTGCAACTAAGGATGAAACGCTAGATGCTCTTAAGTTTATCCGTTCAAAGGGACTCAAAGGAGCTGGAATATACTCAGATGCCATAGTAGATGATGGCAAACTCACTTTAGAAGTAATAATGGACTCCCTTGAATGTCCAAATGCTTTGGCCATTAGCTATATAGATGTATCAGTTACAAAGAAGCTAAGTGATGGTCACTATGAGTGTCTTGCCACAGATGAATTAACTGGTGTCCAAAAAGTTTTAACATGTGAAAACTTAATTATAGCAACTGGTCCCTTTACCGATCATTTCATGAATAAGATTAACTTCTTAGAGTGGGAGGATGTTTTACTTCCTTCTAAGGGCAGTCATATATGGCTAGATCGTAAAGACTTTGATCTCCACTCTCCTGTGCTTCTAACACCAAATGATGGCAGAGTTATTTTCGTGATACCTCATGACAACAGAGTCCTTGTAGGTACTACTGAAGTTGCTGTTGAAGAAGATTACTTTGATGTTAAACCAACGCAAGAAGAAATAGACTATCTTCTAGAGAACTTGATGGACTTTTTTCCAGATGCAAATATCACTAAAGATAAAATTCTAGGAAGCTTTGCAGGCATAAGGCCACTTGTAAAAGAAGATTCTACACTTAATAAAGGTAAAACCGCTCGAGAACATAAAGTTATTCAACCAGATAATGGTATGTTTGTAATAGTTGGAGGTAAGTATACAACCTTTAGAACAATGGCCCAGGATATCACGGCCCAAGTTATTAGAAGGCAACACCTTAGCTACAATCCTAACAAGACAAAGCAGCCGCTTAGGAAAAAATGCCAGCATAATTTCTTTAATAGACCTGAAGTAACAGTCGAAGTCCTTGAAGATATAATCAGTAATGAGCTTCCAAGAACATATGAAGATATTGAAAAAAGAAGAATGCTAACTAATGACTTTAAAGAAGTGATGCAGAAGTATTATCAAAAACATACTCTATAA